One region of Mesomycoplasma ovipneumoniae genomic DNA includes:
- a CDS encoding 3-keto-L-gulonate-6-phosphate decarboxylase UlaD has translation MALPLLQIALDNQTIEEAILAAKKAEKYIDVIEVGTILLAAEGKKAISELRKSFPDKIIVADGKIADAGKVFGKMFFESGADFTTAICAAETPTIKDLVDLSHVYSEKNGKSTEIQVEMTNNFTWDQVQDWKKVGVPQVVWHRARDSQAAGVKWAQKDIDIVKKLADLGFKVTITGGVEVEDIKLFKDIPIYIFIAGRSIRDAENPEEKAKEFKDEFKKYWH, from the coding sequence ATGGCACTCCCACTTTTACAAATTGCACTCGATAATCAAACTATCGAAGAAGCAATATTAGCTGCTAAAAAAGCAGAAAAATATATTGATGTTATCGAAGTTGGAACAATTTTACTAGCTGCTGAAGGTAAAAAAGCTATTTCTGAACTTCGGAAAAGTTTTCCCGATAAAATAATTGTAGCTGACGGTAAAATAGCTGATGCCGGGAAAGTTTTTGGAAAAATGTTCTTTGAATCAGGGGCTGATTTTACAACTGCAATTTGCGCAGCTGAAACTCCGACAATTAAAGATTTAGTTGATCTTTCGCACGTTTATTCTGAAAAAAATGGAAAAAGTACTGAAATTCAAGTTGAAATGACAAATAATTTTACTTGAGATCAAGTTCAAGACTGAAAAAAAGTTGGAGTGCCACAAGTAGTTTGGCATCGAGCTAGGGATTCACAAGCAGCAGGGGTTAAATGAGCCCAAAAAGATATTGATATTGTAAAAAAACTCGCTGATTTAGGCTTTAAAGTTACAATCACTGGCGGAGTTGAAGTTGAGGATATTAAATTATTTAAAGATATCCCAATTTACATTTTTATTGCCGGCCGTTCAATTCGTGATGCTGAAAATCCTGAAGAAAAAGCAAAGGAATTTAAGGATGAATTTAAAAAATACTGACATTAA
- a CDS encoding OppA family ABC transporter substrate-binding lipoprotein, whose protein sequence is MKKLFIGSVLSVFSAGVFVSCSIQPAWERQEWITTVNSATSAPGAFKTWTNTFTSPSIASSYYTASYLVQTVYENSVEIKQDGISEESKEKLDKSFNYSIAKPTYSYESFVNAAAIVVRKKDGTELVFDSDAHEKGYLEPGQTTNSLVIKLTSDQKNSINSDFFVQALDEAESIHFFLKNDVKWVDYQGNPSQYTLKPEDYYYGFKAQRLSDPQYRANVGGSKQIDEEAQKKIPNFDPKSTYFTNTIINWYLLDLFGLDLADLDDENKYIEQYKGTNANFQGQKSVSFYKGASKDKVFFNGFYQKSILGGMLFPAPSGFIDKRNSDTQTIKDGKPTGRFGETGEALKYGAYWYGEDFKKDQLFVSPYTQLSQETNRETWKINKYYPRTGWKDQLPYVFNKITTLYSQYASASAFENAKFNSYREQTVLAIGFDSLNDSIKNLVSSDQERYGWRLKKAEDKDQLHKWYYSALVPGSLKQNFRAEVGVTFDEKYYGFNDNFAKLNFGASLADIAKGNAKVVENLVSGPSLEFRLIIANAWNLYTTAQSISNSSLPWYNFVAPDNKITSKPDSKTPRDFYQEANTIKLVDQTGEIYYTKNPEDEKKKNFENVSDATKQFQAPQFEMLKARMKALLDDFYAKNNIPADQKVEWTNHSFFVNSGNKEIAAITNGAKAIMDLDRRLKINVIWPITDRTRRANYLLTRTGGVDFGGWGYDYDGIGSVLDGKIQRNGVGYAMLSAIYALGPESKIAKSYPHVYRYALGVKDFFDKFAQKGYIREFKDWKDGTNSPDFGAHDQHLAPDLTHFFTGEVKEVPDPNDATKKIMAYKTFVDTINENQKSDQEKVSFDFHAQSAIFNLTYQEEHTDEELIKLTAELSSLLGFGLNDLLNVPSSTPYAFLENTNISIPYANNTYSGYVPPDMISIIPLKEKHQNLTKKGTN, encoded by the coding sequence ATGAAAAAACTTTTTATCGGTTCAGTACTTAGCGTTTTTTCAGCAGGTGTTTTTGTTTCGTGTTCAATTCAGCCTGCTTGAGAAAGACAGGAATGAATTACGACTGTTAATTCTGCCACTTCGGCTCCTGGTGCATTTAAAACTTGAACTAACACTTTTACCTCGCCTTCAATCGCTAGTTCGTATTATACGGCTTCTTATTTAGTCCAAACTGTTTATGAAAATAGCGTTGAAATCAAACAAGATGGAATTAGCGAAGAATCCAAAGAAAAACTTGATAAAAGTTTTAATTATTCGATTGCAAAGCCAACATATAGTTATGAGTCTTTTGTTAATGCCGCTGCAATTGTAGTACGAAAAAAAGACGGTACTGAGCTAGTTTTTGACAGTGATGCTCATGAAAAAGGCTATCTTGAACCTGGTCAGACAACCAATTCGCTTGTTATTAAATTAACATCAGACCAAAAAAATTCAATTAATTCTGACTTTTTTGTCCAAGCGCTTGATGAGGCTGAATCAATTCATTTTTTCTTAAAAAATGACGTAAAATGGGTAGATTATCAAGGCAATCCAAGCCAATATACTCTAAAACCTGAGGATTATTACTACGGATTTAAAGCCCAAAGACTTTCAGATCCACAATATCGGGCAAATGTTGGCGGCAGCAAGCAAATTGACGAAGAAGCCCAGAAAAAAATCCCTAATTTTGATCCAAAGTCAACATATTTTACAAATACGATTATTAACTGGTATTTATTAGATCTTTTTGGACTAGATTTGGCTGATTTGGATGATGAAAATAAATATATTGAACAATACAAAGGTACAAACGCTAATTTTCAAGGGCAAAAATCGGTAAGTTTTTATAAAGGTGCTTCAAAAGACAAAGTATTTTTTAACGGATTTTACCAAAAGTCAATACTTGGTGGGATGCTTTTCCCGGCGCCTTCTGGATTTATCGACAAACGAAATAGTGATACTCAAACTATAAAAGATGGAAAACCAACAGGTCGTTTTGGCGAAACTGGCGAGGCCTTGAAATACGGAGCCTATTGGTATGGCGAAGATTTTAAAAAAGATCAACTTTTTGTCTCACCATATACCCAACTTAGTCAGGAAACTAATCGTGAAACTTGAAAAATCAATAAATATTACCCACGAACTGGCTGAAAAGATCAATTACCTTATGTTTTTAACAAAATTACTACTCTTTATTCTCAATACGCTAGTGCTTCTGCTTTTGAAAATGCCAAATTCAATTCTTATCGTGAACAGACAGTATTGGCTATCGGTTTTGATTCGCTAAATGATTCAATTAAAAATTTAGTCTCAAGTGATCAAGAAAGATACGGTTGAAGACTCAAAAAAGCCGAAGATAAAGACCAATTACACAAATGGTATTATTCTGCACTTGTCCCAGGTTCGCTAAAGCAAAATTTTAGGGCCGAAGTTGGGGTGACTTTCGATGAAAAATACTATGGATTTAACGATAATTTTGCAAAATTAAATTTTGGCGCTTCGCTTGCTGATATTGCAAAAGGAAATGCCAAAGTTGTTGAAAATCTTGTCTCAGGACCAAGTCTTGAATTTCGGCTAATAATTGCAAATGCCTGAAATTTATACACAACAGCCCAATCAATTTCTAACTCAAGTTTACCTTGATACAATTTTGTTGCCCCTGATAACAAAATCACTTCAAAACCTGATTCAAAAACGCCGCGAGATTTTTACCAAGAAGCAAACACAATTAAACTTGTTGACCAAACAGGGGAGATATATTATACCAAAAACCCTGAAGATGAAAAGAAAAAAAATTTTGAAAATGTCAGTGATGCAACTAAACAATTCCAGGCACCCCAATTTGAGATGTTAAAAGCGCGAATGAAAGCTTTGCTTGATGATTTTTATGCCAAAAATAACATTCCTGCTGACCAAAAAGTTGAATGAACAAACCACAGTTTTTTTGTAAACTCTGGAAACAAAGAAATTGCCGCAATTACTAACGGCGCAAAAGCGATAATGGATCTTGATCGACGACTAAAAATTAACGTAATTTGGCCAATAACAGACAGAACTCGCCGGGCAAATTATTTACTAACTCGAACTGGCGGGGTTGATTTTGGTGGTTGAGGCTATGATTATGACGGAATTGGATCGGTTTTAGATGGTAAAATTCAGCGAAATGGGGTGGGTTATGCAATGCTTTCAGCTATTTATGCCCTAGGTCCTGAGTCAAAAATAGCAAAATCCTATCCGCACGTGTATCGTTATGCTCTTGGAGTTAAAGATTTTTTTGATAAATTTGCCCAAAAAGGTTATATAAGAGAGTTTAAAGATTGAAAAGATGGCACAAATTCACCTGATTTTGGCGCCCATGACCAACACTTAGCCCCAGATCTTACTCATTTTTTTACTGGTGAAGTCAAAGAAGTCCCTGATCCAAATGATGCAACTAAAAAAATTATGGCATACAAAACTTTTGTCGATACAATTAATGAAAACCAAAAAAGTGACCAAGAAAAAGTGTCTTTTGACTTTCATGCCCAATCAGCAATTTTCAATTTAACTTATCAAGAAGAACATACCGATGAAGAACTAATTAAATTAACTGCTGAACTAAGCTCACTTTTAGGTTTTGGACTTAATGATCTTTTGAATGTGCCATCTTCAACTCCTTATGCATTTTTAGAAAATACAAATATTTCAATTCCCTATGCAAACAACACTTATTCAGGTTATGTTCCGCCTGACATGATTTCGATTATTCCACTAAAAGAAAAACACCAAAACTTAACTAAAAAAGGAACAAATTAG
- a CDS encoding ABC transporter permease, with translation MILKYTLKRLGLALLTFVAIYILVFVLLANFSPDPFGDVIDRGGQGSDQAKKIADLHAKYYFDQPTLTRLAYYTADIFQGNFGARFKTGEDGKIPELFFMPLRYTILVSLPSFLISSTLGLILGTIAAYRRDRLEDAAISGISTFFVAIPSFVLAPFVVLIAIQIGLPFEFKDAETYGSLTSFASLLPPIFVFSITSVAGYVFLVRNQVISVLSSEYILIAKAKGLSKLDIFVKYVLKNAAIPLVRSLIFSYIILLSGSIVLEQFFRIPGSSTVLVNAAFDGEINISMFSIIFFTSLSLVVDIIGDLSYVFMDPRISFGQDSPISYWARIKNWKARNYRAGEEKNARS, from the coding sequence ATGATTTTAAAATATACTCTTAAACGATTAGGACTTGCGCTTTTAACTTTTGTGGCAATTTATATTTTAGTTTTTGTTTTACTTGCTAATTTTTCACCTGATCCTTTTGGCGATGTTATCGACAGAGGGGGACAAGGATCAGACCAGGCCAAAAAAATCGCTGATTTACACGCAAAATATTATTTTGACCAGCCAACCTTGACAAGACTGGCTTATTATACAGCCGATATTTTTCAAGGAAATTTTGGCGCACGGTTTAAAACCGGTGAAGATGGCAAAATTCCTGAATTATTTTTCATGCCTTTGCGCTATACAATTTTAGTTTCCTTGCCTTCATTTTTAATAAGTAGCACTCTTGGATTAATTCTTGGAACAATTGCTGCTTATCGGCGTGATCGACTTGAAGATGCAGCAATTTCGGGAATTTCAACTTTTTTTGTTGCAATTCCTTCGTTTGTGCTAGCGCCTTTTGTTGTTTTAATTGCAATTCAAATTGGACTTCCTTTTGAGTTTAAAGATGCCGAAACTTACGGTAGTCTAACTTCTTTTGCCTCACTTTTGCCGCCAATTTTTGTCTTTAGTATTACTTCGGTTGCTGGTTATGTTTTTTTAGTTCGAAACCAAGTTATTAGTGTTTTGTCGTCTGAATACATTTTGATCGCAAAAGCAAAAGGGCTTTCAAAATTAGACATTTTTGTCAAATATGTCTTAAAAAACGCCGCAATTCCGCTTGTAAGATCACTGATTTTTTCTTATATTATTCTCCTTTCGGGTTCAATTGTTCTTGAGCAATTCTTCAGAATTCCCGGTTCTTCAACCGTTTTAGTTAATGCTGCTTTTGATGGCGAAATTAATATTTCAATGTTTTCAATTATTTTCTTTACTTCACTGTCATTAGTTGTTGATATTATTGGTGATTTAAGTTATGTTTTTATGGATCCGCGAATTTCTTTTGGTCAAGACTCGCCAATAAGTTACTGAGCACGAATTAAAAATTGAAAAGCACGTAATTATCGCGCCGGGGAGGAAAAAAATGCTCGATCCTAA
- a CDS encoding ABC transporter permease, protein MLDPKEFNQKYNLKENQTKLLKLASFSEKNYQVTGKIVELWKDTVQKFFKSKISLISTLLFLSVLIIAIFTIIFSPYSVDKPISNADPSLVYEQLPSTLGTIKTTISTDILEKIRAIEVEKNISLIQGSTKELFPNRWEINVNPYQVMSALENGKNFISLVGTDQFGRDIWLRTWQGTLNALGISVLIALIQFLIGITLGTYLGYHIGSWIDNIVLRIIDIFGSIPWIIIFIIFIAIWGPHTITIIILLSLTGWTVPTYQARSYTVIVKDEEYIYAAKVIGASKFRQIYSHILPNILGKLLSTFIASIFSSISTIASLAFLGFLKEGPDSAANLGLIINSSVPLADKNPIALLLPSMVLVALAVTSRFIANGIHDALDPRVGGRK, encoded by the coding sequence ATGCTCGATCCTAAAGAATTTAACCAAAAATATAATCTCAAAGAAAACCAGACAAAACTGTTAAAATTAGCTAGTTTTTCCGAAAAAAACTACCAAGTAACGGGAAAAATTGTTGAACTCTGAAAAGATACAGTCCAAAAATTTTTCAAGTCAAAAATCTCACTTATTTCCACCCTTTTATTTCTTAGTGTTTTAATTATTGCGATTTTTACAATAATTTTTAGCCCATATAGTGTCGATAAACCAATTTCAAATGCTGATCCTTCGCTTGTCTATGAACAGCTTCCCAGCACTTTAGGGACAATAAAAACAACAATTTCAACCGATATTCTTGAAAAAATTCGGGCAATCGAGGTTGAAAAAAATATTAGTCTAATTCAAGGTTCAACAAAAGAATTATTTCCAAATCGTTGAGAAATTAACGTCAATCCTTATCAAGTTATGAGCGCACTTGAAAATGGTAAGAATTTTATTTCGCTAGTTGGAACTGACCAATTTGGCCGTGATATTTGACTTAGAACTTGACAAGGGACTCTAAATGCACTTGGAATTTCAGTGCTTATTGCTTTAATTCAATTTTTAATCGGAATTACGCTCGGAACTTATCTTGGTTATCATATCGGAAGCTGAATTGACAATATTGTTCTTAGAATTATTGACATTTTTGGCTCAATTCCTTGAATTATAATCTTTATTATTTTTATTGCAATTTGAGGACCTCATACAATCACAATTATTATTCTTTTATCACTTACAGGCTGAACAGTTCCAACTTATCAAGCGCGATCTTATACTGTTATTGTCAAAGATGAAGAATATATTTATGCAGCAAAAGTAATTGGGGCTTCAAAATTCAGACAAATTTATTCACACATTTTACCAAATATTCTCGGAAAATTACTCTCAACTTTTATTGCAAGTATTTTTTCATCAATTTCAACAATAGCCTCACTTGCTTTTCTTGGATTTTTAAAAGAAGGTCCTGATTCAGCAGCAAATTTAGGACTAATTATTAATTCATCAGTTCCTCTGGCCGACAAAAATCCAATTGCTCTACTTTTACCTTCAATGGTTTTAGTTGCCTTAGCTGTTACAAGTCGATTTATTGCCAACGGAATTCATGATGCGCTTGATCCTCGTGTTGGAGGCAGAAAATAA
- a CDS encoding ABC transporter ATP-binding protein — protein sequence MEKKRILDVKNLRVSFKTGKKEYLEVIRGIDLSVYSGQIVAFVGESGSGKSVCSRSLLGINNFAKTSSTKMEIDGIDVSNFKKDYQWRQIRGQKIGYIPQDPLVALNPTRTIGKQLLDGLKNDKRFKSKQEKIDFLVKLLESFGLENAKNRFYSYPHTLSGGMKQRVVIAMVVAAQPSIIIADEPTTALDPTVQSSVLALLDKIRHQYKVSIIFISHNISIVAKFCDYIYVMYAGRVVEKGTRQDIFTNPKHPYTWALISAIPEGSKKEELYTISGSPPDLRNLTAGDPFAPRNEYALELDFEKEPPLIKISESHYAATWLLHPSAPKVELNPELKMRIKLFKEVL from the coding sequence ATGGAAAAAAAACGAATTTTAGACGTAAAAAATCTTCGTGTTAGTTTCAAAACCGGTAAAAAAGAATATCTTGAAGTTATAAGAGGTATTGATCTTAGTGTTTATTCGGGCCAAATTGTTGCTTTTGTTGGCGAGTCAGGTTCGGGAAAATCTGTCTGTTCAAGATCGCTTTTAGGAATCAATAATTTTGCAAAAACAAGTTCAACAAAAATGGAAATTGACGGCATTGATGTCTCAAATTTCAAAAAAGACTATCAGTGACGGCAAATTCGTGGTCAAAAAATTGGCTATATTCCTCAGGACCCTTTGGTTGCCCTAAATCCAACCCGGACAATTGGCAAACAATTGCTCGATGGCCTCAAAAACGACAAACGCTTTAAGTCAAAGCAAGAAAAAATTGACTTTTTAGTTAAGCTGCTTGAATCTTTTGGACTTGAAAATGCCAAAAATCGCTTTTATTCTTATCCACATACCTTATCTGGGGGAATGAAACAACGGGTAGTAATTGCAATGGTAGTAGCCGCTCAACCTTCAATTATTATTGCCGATGAGCCCACCACCGCCCTTGATCCGACAGTTCAGTCTTCTGTTTTGGCACTTTTAGATAAAATTCGCCATCAATATAAAGTTTCAATTATTTTTATTTCCCATAATATTTCAATAGTTGCTAAATTTTGTGACTATATTTATGTAATGTATGCTGGCCGGGTTGTTGAAAAAGGAACTCGCCAAGATATTTTTACAAACCCAAAACACCCTTATACTTGAGCACTAATTTCGGCAATTCCGGAGGGTTCAAAAAAAGAAGAACTCTATACAATTAGTGGTTCACCGCCTGATTTAAGAAATCTAACAGCTGGCGATCCTTTTGCGCCAAGAAATGAATATGCTCTTGAACTTGATTTTGAAAAAGAACCGCCACTTATTAAAATTTCAGAGAGCCATTATGCTGCAACTTGACTTTTACATCCTTCTGCGCCAAAAGTTGAACTAAATCCTGAATTAAAAATGAGAATAAAATTATTTAAAGAAGTATTATAA
- a CDS encoding ATP-binding cassette domain-containing protein, translating to MEIALQTKKLEKYFINKFATVKAVDGINLLLKKGQILGIIGESGSGKTTIGRCLVRLYENFGGQVQLLGQIISGKKLSRKQNLFLRKNMQMIFQDPFSSLNQQKNIYSILKETLVINGVIKAKIKDIFLDWNDLIFHFKRTLEKKYLEIELLMLQGQNHELEQFFDYWQEQIKIIEDELEKFSPQTDNQNLNNEFFSQYLLYFERKQKLFGSIYNLAYENVAKLHDYFYEIQKIYRKKEQAKVEAEYRQALKDVEDLRSLIKAQKSFFKKTLNESGINLKKQASQELSKFTDQNNLVSSYIAEFFYEYKIANNNALTSTDLKKYSFFKKQAIINCQISKFLRHHSRKIWEKNLFSFLEINQIEQIIETLNTFKKTMSENYKDVIFDKTNVKNYISTKDFRAKISSHLLKIELNTYLETAKKNKQIFAQKVNFKTKYLQFKNIYTINKERGNSNADNIKKLAELEEILAKKQAEYDIIKNEFIQNYNNWHSEQMKEISFQRQAQTDFFSKISLLEKKVHAIHQKFIAKIKSVGQFSDQIGNISTRFNEKIAIIKTLNVEKVNIKNVYKNIQLFYGIKKAPSFFLLKRSIKKFILSELIYEALENVGLLRSFAYRYPHEFSGGQRQRIAIARALIVEPKVIIADEPIASLDISIQAQIINLLKKLVKEKNLSLIFIAHDLSVVEYLADEVLIMHAGKIVEKGKTDEIFQNPTHPYTINLLNSIPKISNAHIPFSPILFNNVYLEEQKFPNVIEELKLTQNHFVYGTKKQLDSWTLKKS from the coding sequence ATGGAAATTGCATTACAGACAAAAAAATTAGAAAAATATTTTATAAACAAATTTGCAACCGTCAAAGCTGTTGATGGAATTAATTTATTGCTAAAAAAAGGACAAATTTTAGGCATTATTGGTGAGTCAGGTTCAGGAAAAACCACAATTGGTCGCTGCCTTGTTCGTCTTTATGAAAATTTTGGTGGTCAAGTTCAACTTTTAGGTCAAATTATTTCGGGTAAAAAACTCTCACGCAAACAAAACCTATTTTTACGAAAAAACATGCAAATGATTTTTCAAGATCCTTTTTCTTCACTTAATCAGCAAAAAAATATTTACTCAATTTTAAAAGAAACACTCGTAATTAACGGCGTAATTAAAGCCAAAATCAAAGATATTTTTCTTGACTGAAATGATCTAATTTTTCATTTTAAACGCACTCTTGAAAAAAAATATCTTGAAATTGAACTTTTAATGCTTCAAGGTCAAAATCACGAACTTGAGCAATTTTTTGACTACTGACAAGAGCAAATTAAAATAATTGAAGATGAACTTGAAAAATTTAGTCCACAAACTGATAATCAAAATTTAAATAATGAATTTTTTAGTCAATATTTACTTTATTTTGAACGCAAACAAAAACTTTTTGGCAGTATTTATAATTTAGCTTATGAAAATGTGGCAAAATTACACGATTATTTTTACGAAATTCAAAAAATTTACCGTAAAAAAGAGCAAGCAAAAGTTGAGGCCGAATATCGTCAAGCACTCAAAGATGTCGAAGATCTAAGATCGCTAATTAAAGCCCAAAAATCATTTTTCAAAAAAACACTCAATGAATCAGGGATTAATTTAAAAAAACAAGCAAGTCAAGAACTATCTAAATTCACAGATCAAAACAATTTAGTTTCATCTTATATTGCTGAATTTTTTTACGAGTACAAAATTGCAAATAATAATGCTCTAACTTCAACTGATCTTAAAAAATATTCCTTTTTTAAAAAACAGGCAATAATAAATTGCCAAATTAGTAAATTTTTGCGCCATCACAGTCGAAAAATCTGGGAGAAAAATCTATTTTCCTTTTTGGAAATTAACCAAATCGAGCAAATCATTGAAACTTTGAATACTTTCAAAAAAACAATGTCAGAAAATTATAAAGACGTAATTTTTGACAAAACTAACGTAAAAAATTACATCAGCACAAAAGACTTTCGTGCTAAAATTTCTAGTCATCTTTTAAAAATTGAATTAAATACTTATCTTGAGACTGCAAAGAAAAATAAGCAAATTTTTGCTCAAAAAGTCAACTTTAAGACAAAATATCTCCAATTTAAAAATATTTATACTATTAATAAAGAAAGAGGAAATTCTAACGCTGACAATATTAAAAAACTTGCTGAGTTAGAAGAAATTTTGGCAAAAAAACAAGCTGAATATGATATAATTAAAAACGAATTTATTCAAAATTACAACAATTGACACAGCGAGCAAATGAAAGAAATTAGTTTTCAAAGACAAGCCCAAACTGATTTTTTTAGCAAAATTTCGCTCTTAGAGAAAAAAGTTCATGCAATTCACCAAAAATTTATTGCAAAAATTAAATCTGTCGGCCAATTTAGCGACCAAATTGGCAATATAAGTACCCGTTTTAACGAAAAAATCGCAATAATTAAGACGCTTAATGTTGAAAAAGTCAACATTAAAAATGTTTATAAAAACATTCAACTTTTTTATGGAATCAAAAAAGCGCCTTCATTTTTCTTGCTAAAGCGTTCAATTAAGAAATTTATTCTCAGCGAACTAATTTATGAAGCACTTGAAAATGTTGGACTTTTACGCTCATTTGCCTACCGTTATCCTCATGAGTTTTCTGGTGGTCAGCGTCAACGGATTGCTATTGCCCGAGCTTTAATTGTTGAGCCAAAAGTTATAATTGCTGATGAGCCAATTGCTTCACTTGATATTTCAATTCAGGCACAAATTATTAACTTGTTAAAAAAATTAGTTAAAGAAAAAAATCTTTCCTTAATTTTTATAGCCCACGATCTTTCTGTTGTTGAATATCTTGCTGATGAAGTTTTAATTATGCATGCTGGCAAAATTGTCGAAAAAGGTAAAACTGACGAAATTTTCCAAAATCCAACTCATCCTTATACAATTAATTTATTAAATTCAATCCCGAAAATTTCAAATGCTCACATTCCTTTTAGTCCAATTTTATTTAATAATGTTTATCTTGAAGAACAAAAATTTCCTAATGTTATTGAAGAATTAAAATTAACCCAAAACCATTTTGTCTATGGTACTAAAAAACAACTTGATTCTTGAACTTTAAAAAAAAGTTAA
- a CDS encoding 2-oxo acid dehydrogenase subunit E2 codes for MSKILATPKARAMAKQANIDLADLKIEGRKIESSDVEKYLNSLKSSPAPAVEAPKVEVPTPKTQPASTTIVSPTSKLDGRREKIAPIRKAIARAMTNSWNSVAYVNLVNQIDVTDLWKLRKSVLESVQKTTGIKLTFLAFIAKAILIALSEFPIIAAKYDEAANEIVYPDTINLGLAVDTEAGLMVPVIKNAQTLSIVEIASEIVRLAKAARERKIKPSEMQGGSFTITNYGSVGSLYGVPVINYPELAIAGVGAIIDSAEVKDGQIVAAKIMHLTVAADHRWIDGATIGRFAARVKELLEKPEILGIL; via the coding sequence ATGTCAAAAATTTTAGCAACCCCAAAAGCAAGAGCGATGGCTAAGCAAGCAAATATCGATCTTGCTGATCTTAAAATTGAAGGACGAAAAATTGAGTCATCCGATGTTGAGAAATATCTAAATTCTCTAAAATCTTCGCCCGCTCCTGCAGTCGAAGCTCCAAAAGTTGAGGTTCCTACTCCAAAAACCCAACCAGCCTCAACAACCATAGTAAGTCCAACATCAAAACTAGATGGAAGACGTGAAAAAATTGCACCAATCCGTAAAGCGATTGCAAGAGCAATGACAAATTCATGAAATTCTGTGGCTTACGTTAATTTAGTAAATCAAATTGACGTAACAGATCTTTGAAAACTTCGTAAATCTGTTTTAGAATCAGTGCAAAAAACAACTGGGATAAAACTAACATTTTTAGCTTTTATTGCAAAAGCAATTTTAATTGCACTTAGTGAATTCCCAATTATTGCTGCAAAATACGACGAAGCTGCAAATGAAATTGTCTATCCTGATACTATAAACCTAGGTTTGGCCGTTGATACTGAAGCTGGTCTTATGGTTCCAGTAATAAAAAATGCCCAAACTCTTTCAATCGTTGAAATTGCCAGTGAAATTGTTCGACTAGCCAAAGCAGCTCGTGAGCGTAAAATCAAACCAAGCGAAATGCAAGGTGGATCATTCACTATTACTAATTATGGATCTGTTGGTTCTCTTTATGGTGTTCCGGTAATTAATTATCCAGAATTAGCAATTGCTGGAGTTGGTGCAATTATTGATTCAGCCGAAGTTAAAGACGGACAAATTGTTGCAGCCAAAATTATGCATCTAACAGTTGCAGCCGATCACCGTTGAATTGACGGAGCAACAATTGGTCGTTTTGCCGCAAGAGTTAAAGAATTATTAGAAAAACCAGAAATTTTAGGAATTTTATAA